A region of Thermovibrio ammonificans HB-1 DNA encodes the following proteins:
- a CDS encoding thioredoxin family protein, translating to MSIPEPLLKVAAIFFDVILVLIVFSLLFVFGIRVYWKWKSSRMKGQEIPLEGEFAKLKKGKGVIYFSAPNCRPCMMVDPVVKKLSKELKRVHFVKVNVAEKPELARKFGILATPTLLIVKDGRIEDGLVGPVTEGVLRERLK from the coding sequence ATGTCTATTCCGGAGCCTCTTTTAAAGGTTGCGGCCATATTCTTTGACGTTATCCTGGTTCTCATCGTTTTCTCCCTACTTTTCGTCTTCGGTATAAGGGTCTACTGGAAGTGGAAGTCGTCGAGGATGAAGGGGCAGGAGATACCCCTTGAAGGGGAGTTTGCGAAGCTCAAGAAGGGTAAGGGGGTAATCTACTTCTCGGCCCCCAACTGCAGGCCCTGTATGATGGTTGACCCCGTTGTGAAAAAGCTGAGTAAGGAGTTGAAGAGGGTTCACTTTGTGAAGGTGAACGTTGCGGAAAAGCCCGAGCTTGCCAGGAAGTTCGGGATACTGGCCACTCCGACGCTCCTCATAGTTAAAGATGGTAGGATAGAAGATGGACTGGTTGGTCCTGTGACAGAAGGAGTCCTCAGGGAGAGGCTGAAGTGA
- a CDS encoding type IV pilin protein: MKKVRKAFTLIELMVVVAIIAILAAIAIPQYKKFQLRAKTSEAKENLGAIRTAEEAYSAENDVYLAATYDPADIPGPTPASWNATSVGFSKIGFEPAGKVYYSYTVFGNNAGTGDNTDGKAFTADNNINIVMLAEGDLDGDGAAGSAAGSSVTISGTGPTATVSVTLTNTNDGGFYTTDEDTKIVDANPGKF; the protein is encoded by the coding sequence ATGAAAAAGGTGAGAAAAGCGTTCACCCTTATCGAGTTGATGGTTGTTGTTGCCATCATCGCAATCCTTGCGGCTATTGCAATCCCTCAGTACAAGAAGTTCCAGCTGAGGGCAAAAACCTCTGAGGCCAAGGAGAACCTCGGAGCCATCAGAACCGCAGAGGAGGCCTACTCCGCCGAGAACGATGTTTATTTAGCTGCTACCTATGACCCGGCAGATATTCCTGGGCCGACTCCTGCCTCTTGGAATGCTACTTCTGTTGGTTTCTCCAAGATTGGTTTTGAGCCTGCAGGAAAAGTCTATTACTCTTACACGGTGTTTGGAAACAACGCAGGAACCGGTGACAACACAGATGGTAAGGCGTTTACCGCAGATAACAATATAAATATTGTAATGCTTGCTGAAGGAGATCTTGACGGAGACGGAGCTGCTGGAAGTGCAGCTGGTTCTTCCGTTACAATCTCTGGTACAGGTCCGACTGCAACTGTTAGTGTAACGCTTACTAACACTAATGATGGTGGATTCTACACAACAGATGAAGATACAAAGATTGTTGATGCCAACCCCGGTAAGTTCTAA
- the yedF gene encoding sulfurtransferase-like selenium metabolism protein YedF, which produces MVKVDCRGLACPIPVLKTKEALEKGATELLVIVDNKASRENVKRFALKEGCSVEVEERDGLFYLKITKQGASAPSTSASETKKGPDSRGKKSVTVLIASTYVGEEEELGRILMKGFLNTFINADPMPSRIVLINAAVKMACEGAEPEILQALKKLEEAGVEVICCATCLDYYKLLEKVAVGTPSNAYDVVQALVTSDLVVRL; this is translated from the coding sequence ATGGTTAAGGTTGACTGTAGAGGGCTCGCCTGCCCTATACCGGTTCTCAAGACCAAAGAGGCCCTTGAGAAGGGAGCCACAGAGCTCCTCGTAATAGTGGACAACAAGGCATCAAGGGAGAACGTTAAGCGGTTCGCCTTAAAGGAAGGCTGCTCGGTAGAGGTTGAGGAGAGGGACGGCCTCTTCTACCTGAAAATCACCAAACAGGGAGCTTCCGCCCCTTCTACCTCCGCCTCCGAAACCAAAAAGGGCCCCGACAGCCGAGGGAAAAAGTCGGTAACGGTCCTCATAGCCTCCACCTACGTGGGGGAAGAAGAGGAGCTGGGAAGAATACTTATGAAGGGGTTTTTAAACACATTCATCAACGCAGACCCTATGCCATCGAGAATCGTTTTGATAAACGCAGCCGTGAAAATGGCGTGTGAAGGGGCAGAGCCGGAAATTCTTCAGGCACTTAAAAAACTCGAGGAGGCCGGGGTAGAGGTAATCTGCTGCGCCACCTGCCTTGACTACTACAAGCTCCTTGAGAAAGTAGCAGTGGGAACCCCCTCAAACGCCTACGACGTGGTTCAAGCGCTTGTCACCTCCGACCTTGTTGTAAGGCTGTAG
- a CDS encoding tetratricopeptide repeat protein, which produces MKRFLPLLLSAALLGGCLPFGGKEKPKVQVPVAQAPPKPSPKEKAQGYYQIAVAYLNLGEIPLALNYLYKAKKLEPNDPKIYNALGLAFLKRGDLKRARENLQKALRLKPNFSEAWLNLGMLYEEEGNLKEARRCYEKALSNPLYLTPEVAYYHLALLDEKEGNLKGAKRNLALAIRNNPDYVPAYVEFAKIFEKEGDYGRAQDLYFRLINLYPNLQYPYCALGKLYLKVGDRDNGVKFLRKCVNVNPTTPLAADATRLLEEMNE; this is translated from the coding sequence ATGAAAAGGTTTTTACCCCTTCTCCTCTCTGCAGCGCTTCTCGGCGGCTGTTTGCCTTTTGGAGGAAAGGAAAAGCCGAAAGTTCAGGTACCCGTTGCTCAGGCTCCTCCCAAACCCTCTCCGAAGGAGAAGGCTCAAGGGTACTACCAGATAGCCGTGGCCTACCTTAACCTCGGAGAGATTCCGCTTGCCCTTAACTACCTCTATAAAGCGAAGAAACTCGAGCCTAACGACCCTAAGATATACAACGCCTTGGGCCTTGCCTTCTTAAAGAGGGGAGACCTGAAGAGGGCAAGAGAGAACCTTCAGAAGGCTTTACGCCTTAAACCCAACTTCTCCGAAGCCTGGCTGAACCTTGGAATGCTCTACGAGGAGGAGGGAAACCTAAAAGAGGCGAGGCGCTGTTACGAGAAGGCCCTTTCCAACCCCTTGTACCTTACCCCGGAGGTTGCCTACTACCACCTTGCCCTCCTTGACGAGAAGGAGGGTAACCTGAAGGGGGCCAAGAGGAACCTCGCCCTTGCAATCAGGAACAACCCCGACTACGTTCCAGCCTACGTAGAGTTTGCAAAGATTTTTGAGAAAGAGGGGGATTACGGAAGGGCTCAAGACCTTTACTTTAGGCTTATAAACCTCTATCCCAACTTGCAGTATCCTTACTGTGCCCTTGGGAAGCTCTACCTGAAAGTCGGCGACAGGGATAACGGGGTAAAGTTCCTCAGAAAGTGTGTGAACGTGAACCCCACAACTCCCCTTGCCGCCGATGCAACAAGGCTCTTAGAGGAGATGAATGAGTAG
- the folE gene encoding GTP cyclohydrolase I FolE, whose translation MAFDRERIERAVREILLAIGEDPDREGLRDTPKRVAKMYEEVLSGYGDSPENHMVLFTERYDEMIIVRDIPIYSMCEHHMLPFFGKAHVAYIPGNDKVTGLSKLARIVDVYAKRLQLQERMTQQIADAIMEKLGAKGVMVVVEAQHLCMIMRGVKKPGSFTVTSAVKGVMRHEPTRMEALFLIKGR comes from the coding sequence TTGGCTTTCGACAGGGAGAGGATAGAGCGTGCCGTTAGGGAGATTCTCCTTGCCATCGGTGAGGACCCCGACAGGGAGGGTCTCAGGGATACCCCGAAGCGCGTTGCCAAAATGTACGAAGAGGTGCTCTCGGGCTACGGCGACTCCCCCGAGAACCACATGGTTCTGTTCACCGAGCGCTACGACGAGATGATAATAGTTCGGGATATTCCCATCTACTCCATGTGTGAGCACCACATGCTCCCCTTCTTCGGAAAGGCACACGTGGCTTACATTCCCGGTAACGATAAAGTTACCGGCCTCTCAAAACTTGCAAGGATTGTAGACGTTTACGCCAAAAGGCTCCAACTTCAGGAGAGGATGACCCAGCAGATTGCGGACGCAATTATGGAGAAGCTGGGGGCAAAGGGAGTTATGGTGGTGGTTGAGGCCCAGCACCTGTGTATGATTATGAGGGGAGTTAAGAAACCCGGCTCGTTTACCGTGACCAGCGCCGTGAAGGGTGTTATGAGGCATGAGCCTACCAGGATGGAAGCTCTCTTTCTGATAAAGGGCAGGTAA
- a CDS encoding YgaP family membrane protein, protein MAIYRAKTDSWYVERITSFLAGFFVFFSVLLGLITGNKYFFYFTAFVGFMLMFYAVTGICPSSILIHKMGVPSQLERYCNEKK, encoded by the coding sequence ATGGCGATTTACAGGGCTAAAACCGATAGCTGGTACGTTGAGCGGATAACCTCTTTCCTGGCAGGCTTTTTCGTCTTCTTCAGCGTTCTTCTCGGCCTGATTACCGGTAACAAGTACTTCTTCTACTTTACCGCTTTTGTAGGATTTATGTTAATGTTCTACGCCGTGACAGGCATCTGTCCATCTTCTATACTTATCCATAAGATGGGCGTGCCGTCGCAGCTTGAGCGCTACTGTAACGAGAAGAAGTAG
- a CDS encoding STT3 domain-containing protein: protein MKNKISALFLVVALIVPLGLGLFVRLNDVPVWEKHKALFFFHNRPLFTSYDAYYFAYYAKSYSSGTYKPGGKDPLTFVPDGSRFPKLIPMESWLGAQLTKLTGASLEEVALWMSPIFGVLFTVPFVLFLFRQRLWLTGLAGATLGVLSLLYLARTSIVRFDTDSLNLFFPFLIALFNLLAVESKGFRETLLWIAAAGVTANLYYWWYQHPGLVLASLIPLLLLLPFKKELSLKEKAVAAVAAVAAFNPFVLASSVSSIMTKVYFYILSYIGAETAKKEAFPNVLKTISEARHFQLYVTANITAGNLWLFIVGLAGTALLTIREFKRFILVLPFLLVGCLVFISGNRFAMYLAPFVGAGLGYFFDAGLQRFKNWRLISFAVAPVLVAAIAYANADSFKYLARPKIPPQVVAELYALRKDTPQGSWIWTWWDLGTAIKYYGERGVYHDGQSQFSPKTYFIALSFVEPSLKAAYNVTLGISKLGEKGIKKLLKEGVKPDRLKRELEEGKFNGPVGHPVYWLFTQDLLGKFYWISYLGTWDFKKEKGINLPLKGYLCVEVRPGLLECRGNVLLDLNKGIVAVKGRRLQLGSLGIRNAYGEVVKKSFPTPSKLSADVIYDPLKPQVAVCFLMPQRAFESAFNRLFILREPNPYFKLVRDRFPFGVLYRVKTPG, encoded by the coding sequence ATGAAGAACAAAATCTCGGCACTCTTCCTTGTAGTGGCCCTAATCGTTCCCCTCGGACTCGGCCTCTTCGTAAGGCTAAACGACGTGCCCGTTTGGGAGAAGCACAAAGCGCTCTTTTTCTTCCACAACAGGCCTCTATTCACAAGCTACGACGCCTACTACTTCGCCTACTACGCCAAAAGCTACAGCAGCGGCACGTACAAACCGGGAGGGAAAGACCCCTTAACATTTGTTCCCGACGGCTCCCGCTTTCCGAAACTGATACCGATGGAGAGCTGGTTAGGAGCCCAGCTAACGAAGTTAACGGGAGCAAGCCTTGAAGAGGTGGCTCTCTGGATGAGCCCGATATTCGGAGTCCTCTTTACGGTTCCCTTTGTCCTCTTCCTCTTCAGACAGAGGCTCTGGTTAACAGGCCTGGCAGGGGCAACTTTAGGCGTACTCTCCCTGCTCTACCTTGCAAGGACATCAATAGTCAGGTTCGACACAGACAGTCTAAACCTCTTCTTCCCGTTCCTTATAGCCCTCTTCAACCTGCTGGCAGTAGAGAGTAAGGGATTTAGAGAAACACTCCTCTGGATAGCGGCAGCAGGAGTAACGGCAAACCTATACTACTGGTGGTACCAGCACCCCGGCCTCGTTTTGGCGTCGCTGATTCCGTTACTTCTACTTCTGCCTTTTAAGAAGGAACTCTCCTTAAAGGAAAAGGCCGTTGCGGCAGTAGCGGCGGTAGCCGCTTTCAACCCCTTCGTTCTCGCCTCAAGCGTTTCAAGTATTATGACTAAGGTTTACTTCTACATTCTGAGCTACATCGGGGCGGAAACGGCCAAAAAAGAGGCATTTCCCAACGTCCTTAAAACCATCTCGGAAGCAAGGCACTTTCAGCTCTACGTAACTGCAAATATAACGGCCGGGAACTTGTGGCTCTTTATAGTGGGACTTGCCGGCACGGCCCTCCTTACAATCAGGGAGTTTAAGAGGTTCATTTTAGTTCTGCCGTTCCTGCTGGTCGGATGCCTGGTCTTCATAAGCGGAAACAGGTTTGCCATGTACTTGGCACCCTTTGTCGGGGCGGGTTTGGGGTACTTTTTTGACGCGGGGTTACAGCGCTTTAAGAACTGGAGGTTAATCTCCTTTGCAGTTGCCCCGGTTCTGGTAGCAGCCATAGCTTACGCAAACGCCGACTCTTTTAAGTACTTAGCAAGGCCCAAAATTCCACCGCAAGTGGTGGCAGAGCTCTACGCCCTTAGAAAAGATACTCCGCAGGGAAGCTGGATATGGACCTGGTGGGACCTCGGAACAGCCATTAAGTACTACGGGGAAAGGGGCGTTTACCACGACGGCCAGAGCCAGTTTTCCCCTAAAACTTACTTTATAGCGCTGTCGTTTGTTGAGCCGAGCCTCAAGGCTGCATACAACGTTACCCTCGGAATAAGCAAGCTCGGGGAGAAGGGAATTAAAAAACTCCTGAAAGAGGGAGTAAAGCCCGACAGGTTGAAGCGTGAGCTTGAGGAAGGTAAGTTCAACGGCCCGGTGGGTCACCCGGTTTACTGGCTTTTTACCCAGGACCTACTGGGTAAGTTCTACTGGATAAGCTACCTCGGGACCTGGGATTTTAAGAAGGAGAAAGGGATTAACCTTCCGCTGAAAGGGTATCTGTGTGTGGAGGTGAGGCCGGGACTCCTGGAGTGCCGAGGAAACGTGCTCTTAGACCTTAACAAGGGAATCGTGGCCGTGAAAGGCAGGAGGTTACAGCTGGGAAGCCTCGGCATAAGGAACGCTTACGGAGAGGTGGTGAAAAAGAGCTTCCCCACCCCGAGCAAGCTCTCTGCAGACGTTATCTACGACCCACTCAAACCTCAGGTTGCGGTTTGTTTCCTCATGCCCCAACGGGCTTTCGAGTCTGCGTTTAACAGGCTCTTTATTCTCCGAGAGCCGAACCCCTACTTTAAGCTCGTAAGGGACAGGTTCCCCTTCGGGGTTCTGTACAGGGTTAAAACTCCAGGGTAG
- the lptE gene encoding LPS assembly lipoprotein LptE, protein MRVALIAALLPVVGCASLPAASVQKPKKVEHVYIEPVTNRTSEEGLDVIFTRAADNAFYTDPRFKVDLIPVPDRTVVVKTTVDSISTFPVGFDSRDVARKYRMTIGVTVKLIKYGYRHPFLTFHIERYDFYDAYGTASEVEAKRKECMERIAREIFNEVGERLYVESAKEIQKR, encoded by the coding sequence TTGAGAGTAGCTCTCATTGCGGCACTTTTACCGGTGGTGGGGTGTGCATCCCTCCCCGCCGCCTCGGTTCAAAAACCTAAAAAGGTTGAGCACGTTTACATAGAGCCGGTAACCAACAGAACCTCCGAAGAGGGGCTTGACGTAATATTCACGCGGGCCGCCGATAACGCCTTCTACACAGACCCGAGGTTCAAGGTAGACTTAATTCCGGTTCCCGACAGAACCGTAGTAGTGAAGACCACCGTTGACTCAATCTCCACCTTCCCCGTAGGATTTGACTCAAGAGACGTTGCCAGGAAGTACAGAATGACGATAGGCGTTACGGTGAAGCTCATAAAGTACGGCTACAGACACCCCTTCCTCACCTTCCACATAGAGCGATACGACTTCTACGACGCCTACGGAACGGCTTCGGAAGTTGAGGCAAAGCGGAAGGAGTGTATGGAGAGAATAGCAAGGGAGATATTCAACGAGGTGGGGGAGAGGCTCTACGTTGAGAGTGCTAAGGAAATTCAGAAACGGTAG
- a CDS encoding MBL fold metallo-hydrolase RNA specificity domain-containing protein translates to MRITFNGAARVVTGSCHLVEAGGVRFLLDCGLFQGSEELEDLNPKFTFDPSEVDFVILSHGHLDHCGRLPYLVKKGFNGKIYATSGTVDIAHLILLDAAQVQEEHVKTANRKRLREGKKPKELLYTVDDVFDTFSHFTRCEFNRWYSVGPVKFRFHDAGHILCSEFIELEVEGKRLLFSGDVGNRGKPLIRDPEPPPKADVVLIETTYASRRHKSFEESVREFKEAVLSTFERGGSVLIPTFALERAQDILYILKNMYEKGELPPCRVFLDSPLAISVTKTFRKHPECLEDKVLRELKERGDIFSFPYLEFTRTVEESKRINDYRGRAIIIAGNGMCTGGRILHHIKHRIWDPRNSIVFVGYQAEGTLGRAIVEGAKKVKVFNEIVAVKASVYTINGFSSHADGPQLFEWLRRASKENTEVVLVHGEESSMEPFALEVKGKLQLPVYMPELYSTLEF, encoded by the coding sequence GTGAGAATAACCTTTAACGGAGCGGCAAGGGTTGTAACGGGAAGTTGTCACCTCGTTGAAGCGGGGGGAGTTAGATTCCTCCTCGACTGCGGGCTCTTTCAGGGGAGTGAAGAGCTTGAAGACCTTAACCCGAAGTTCACATTCGACCCTTCCGAGGTGGACTTTGTAATCCTCTCCCACGGCCACCTGGACCACTGCGGCCGTTTACCCTACCTTGTGAAGAAGGGGTTTAACGGGAAGATTTATGCAACCTCCGGAACCGTTGATATCGCCCACCTCATCCTCCTTGACGCCGCCCAGGTTCAAGAGGAACACGTTAAAACAGCCAACAGGAAACGCCTGAGGGAGGGGAAGAAGCCCAAGGAGCTCCTCTACACCGTAGACGACGTTTTCGACACCTTCTCCCACTTTACAAGGTGCGAGTTTAACAGGTGGTACTCTGTAGGGCCGGTTAAATTCCGCTTCCACGACGCCGGCCACATACTCTGTTCGGAGTTCATTGAGCTGGAGGTGGAGGGAAAGCGCCTTCTGTTCAGCGGAGACGTAGGCAACAGGGGGAAGCCCCTTATAAGGGACCCGGAACCGCCCCCTAAGGCCGATGTTGTTCTTATAGAGACCACTTACGCCAGCAGACGCCACAAGAGTTTTGAAGAGTCTGTGAGGGAGTTTAAAGAGGCGGTCCTCTCTACTTTCGAGAGGGGAGGTTCGGTCCTTATCCCCACTTTTGCCCTCGAGAGGGCTCAGGATATCCTCTACATCCTGAAAAATATGTATGAGAAAGGGGAGCTTCCCCCCTGCAGAGTTTTCCTCGACTCTCCCCTTGCCATATCGGTTACAAAAACCTTCAGGAAACACCCCGAGTGTCTGGAGGATAAGGTTTTAAGGGAGCTAAAGGAGAGAGGGGACATCTTCTCCTTTCCCTACCTTGAGTTTACGAGGACCGTTGAGGAGTCTAAGAGAATTAACGACTACAGGGGGAGGGCCATCATAATCGCCGGAAACGGCATGTGTACGGGAGGCAGAATCCTCCACCACATCAAGCACAGAATCTGGGACCCGAGAAACTCAATCGTATTCGTTGGCTATCAGGCCGAAGGAACTCTGGGAAGGGCCATTGTGGAAGGTGCTAAGAAGGTTAAGGTCTTTAACGAGATAGTTGCCGTTAAGGCCTCTGTTTACACGATAAACGGCTTCTCCTCCCATGCCGACGGTCCCCAGCTTTTTGAGTGGCTCCGGCGGGCCTCTAAGGAGAACACGGAAGTTGTCCTTGTTCACGGAGAGGAGAGCAGTATGGAACCCTTTGCCCTTGAGGTGAAGGGAAAGCTTCAGCTCCCTGTTTACATGCCCGAACTTTACTCTACCCTGGAGTTTTAA
- a CDS encoding type IV pilin protein produces the protein MRRRGFTFLELIVVVALITIISSVSVAIFKKFLLDAKRVEALENLGNIRQMEETYRAENNYYLSCQWSPLNIPPPSGTYDWNSDSYFTLLGFKPKGKVRYRYGVARSLGNYTTEECLADVVKCYNDSVVENGKVLPRGGIIDILVKAEGDLDGDGRVGKLFVPDEPPKRIVYVDKGVY, from the coding sequence TTGCGAAGAAGGGGTTTTACCTTCCTCGAGCTTATAGTTGTAGTTGCGTTAATAACAATAATATCCTCGGTTTCGGTAGCTATCTTTAAAAAATTTCTACTCGATGCAAAGAGGGTAGAGGCCCTTGAGAACTTGGGAAATATAAGGCAGATGGAGGAGACCTACAGGGCGGAGAACAACTACTATCTCTCGTGTCAGTGGTCTCCCCTTAATATCCCCCCTCCATCGGGTACTTACGATTGGAATAGCGATTCTTACTTTACACTCCTCGGTTTTAAGCCTAAGGGTAAGGTTCGCTACCGTTACGGTGTGGCAAGAAGCTTGGGCAACTACACTACCGAGGAGTGCCTTGCGGATGTTGTTAAGTGTTACAACGACTCCGTTGTGGAGAACGGCAAGGTGTTGCCCAGGGGAGGGATAATAGATATTCTCGTGAAGGCAGAGGGTGACCTCGACGGAGACGGTCGAGTCGGCAAGCTCTTTGTCCCCGATGAGCCTCCTAAGAGGATAGTTTACGTAGATAAAGGGGTGTATTAG
- the leuS gene encoding leucine--tRNA ligase, with amino-acid sequence MKYNPQEIEIKWQKRWEEEGVFRSSVSDKKKFYCLEMFPYPSGKIHMGHVRNYSIGDVIARFKRLAGFNVLHPMGWDAFGLPAENAAIKSGVHPREWTLSNIENMKEELKRLGFSYDWEREVTTCSPEYYRWNQWIFLKMLEKGIAYRAKASVNWCPSCQTVLANEQVDEEGRCWRCGTTVEQREIDSWFLKITDYAEELLRDLELLKGHWPDPVITMQRNWIGKSVGARVKFEVPEKGETIEVFTTRPDTLFGVTYVVLAPEHPLTLKLAEGTSQEEAVKAFVEKMKRTEKRKRSTGELEKEGVFLGVYAVHPLTGERVPVYTANFVLMDYGTGAVMSVPAHDQRDFEFAKKYGLPVKLVITPEGEELKPEELQEAYTEPGILVNSGKFSGLKSQKAKSEITKELEKLGKGKRSVQYRLRDWNISRQRYWGTPIPVVHCPKCGIVPVPQEELPVKLPEEAPLLGEGRSPLERVPEFINTTCPKCKGPAKRDPDTMDTFFDSSWYFLRYCSPKEENLPFKPEEASYWMAVDQYIGGIEHAVLHLLYSRFFTKVLRDLGLLKGEGEGEDAAFLSRGEPFKRLLTQGMVNKRWISVKNLLKALGLSEESTVGELVEKLTGQRAELTETVGSLMKRYHITVGDNAVLLLSTEEVSKFLESTPEEVLKPYEEKFGEVSKMSKSKLNIVNPSDMIAKYGADATRLYVLFAAPPESEFEWKSEGIEGAYRFLRRLFQFVAERAQELKAAQALNPEKLSKEGKNLRKKAHQTLKKVTEELSGRFKFNTAVAAVMELFNRVTSFKPETEADRAALKEAVELTVTMLYPFTPHLSEELWEMLGHKELLARSTWPKPDPSALVEEEVEIPVQVNGKVRAVISVPVNASEEEVREAVMKEPKVVKAIEGKQLVKFIYRPGRIINLVVR; translated from the coding sequence ATGAAGTATAACCCTCAGGAGATAGAGATTAAATGGCAGAAGCGCTGGGAAGAGGAGGGAGTTTTCAGAAGCTCCGTTTCCGATAAGAAGAAGTTCTACTGCCTCGAGATGTTCCCCTATCCTTCGGGAAAAATCCACATGGGCCACGTGAGAAACTACTCAATTGGCGACGTTATAGCGCGTTTTAAGAGACTCGCCGGCTTCAACGTGCTACACCCGATGGGGTGGGACGCATTCGGACTCCCCGCCGAGAACGCTGCGATTAAAAGCGGCGTCCACCCGAGGGAGTGGACCCTCTCAAACATAGAGAACATGAAGGAGGAGCTGAAACGGCTGGGCTTCTCTTACGACTGGGAGAGGGAAGTTACAACCTGCTCCCCCGAATACTACAGGTGGAACCAGTGGATATTCCTGAAGATGCTCGAAAAAGGGATAGCCTACAGGGCTAAGGCCTCTGTTAACTGGTGCCCCTCGTGTCAAACGGTTCTTGCAAACGAACAGGTCGACGAAGAAGGCAGGTGTTGGAGATGCGGAACCACCGTTGAGCAGAGAGAAATAGATAGCTGGTTCCTGAAGATAACCGACTACGCCGAGGAGCTTCTCAGGGACCTGGAGCTCCTCAAAGGCCACTGGCCCGACCCGGTTATAACCATGCAGAGAAACTGGATAGGAAAGAGCGTAGGCGCCCGGGTAAAGTTTGAGGTTCCCGAAAAAGGGGAAACAATAGAGGTGTTCACCACCCGGCCGGATACGCTCTTTGGCGTAACCTACGTAGTTCTTGCCCCTGAGCACCCGCTGACTCTAAAGCTGGCAGAGGGAACTTCCCAGGAGGAGGCCGTTAAAGCCTTTGTAGAGAAGATGAAGAGAACCGAAAAGAGGAAGAGGAGCACCGGAGAGCTCGAGAAGGAAGGGGTGTTCCTCGGAGTCTATGCCGTTCACCCCCTTACAGGAGAGAGAGTCCCCGTTTACACGGCAAACTTCGTCCTCATGGACTACGGAACGGGAGCGGTAATGTCGGTTCCCGCCCACGACCAGAGGGATTTTGAGTTTGCCAAGAAGTACGGCCTGCCCGTTAAGCTCGTAATAACCCCTGAAGGAGAGGAGCTCAAACCGGAAGAGCTTCAAGAGGCTTACACCGAACCGGGAATACTCGTAAACAGCGGTAAGTTCTCCGGCCTTAAAAGCCAGAAGGCAAAATCGGAAATAACGAAGGAGCTCGAAAAGCTCGGGAAGGGCAAAAGAAGCGTTCAATACAGGCTCAGGGACTGGAACATCTCCCGTCAGCGCTACTGGGGAACGCCCATACCGGTTGTCCACTGCCCGAAGTGCGGAATAGTCCCCGTTCCCCAAGAGGAGCTTCCGGTGAAACTCCCGGAAGAAGCGCCCCTGCTGGGAGAGGGCCGCTCTCCCCTTGAGAGGGTGCCCGAGTTCATAAACACAACCTGTCCCAAGTGTAAAGGCCCTGCAAAAAGGGACCCCGATACAATGGACACCTTCTTCGACTCCTCCTGGTACTTCCTCAGGTACTGCTCCCCCAAGGAGGAAAACCTGCCGTTCAAGCCGGAAGAGGCCTCCTACTGGATGGCCGTAGACCAGTACATAGGAGGCATAGAGCACGCGGTTCTCCACCTCCTCTACTCCAGGTTCTTCACGAAAGTTCTGAGGGACCTCGGGCTCCTGAAAGGAGAAGGCGAAGGGGAGGACGCCGCCTTCCTAAGCAGGGGAGAACCCTTTAAAAGGCTCCTCACACAGGGTATGGTCAACAAAAGGTGGATAAGCGTTAAGAACCTGCTGAAGGCCCTGGGGCTCTCTGAAGAATCTACAGTTGGAGAGCTCGTTGAGAAGCTCACGGGCCAAAGGGCGGAGCTGACAGAAACCGTAGGCTCGCTAATGAAGCGCTACCACATAACCGTAGGAGACAACGCAGTGCTCCTTTTAAGCACCGAAGAGGTTTCGAAGTTCCTCGAAAGCACCCCCGAAGAGGTTCTCAAGCCCTACGAGGAGAAGTTCGGTGAAGTCTCAAAAATGAGCAAAAGCAAGCTCAACATAGTAAACCCCTCCGACATGATAGCCAAATACGGAGCAGACGCAACAAGGCTCTACGTTCTATTTGCTGCCCCGCCCGAATCGGAGTTTGAGTGGAAGAGCGAGGGAATAGAAGGGGCCTACAGGTTTCTCCGGAGGCTCTTCCAGTTCGTTGCCGAAAGGGCTCAGGAACTTAAGGCCGCTCAGGCCCTCAACCCCGAAAAGCTGAGCAAAGAGGGGAAAAACCTGAGGAAGAAGGCCCACCAAACACTGAAGAAAGTGACCGAAGAGCTATCCGGCCGGTTCAAGTTCAACACGGCTGTGGCGGCGGTTATGGAGCTCTTCAACCGGGTAACCTCCTTCAAACCCGAAACCGAAGCAGACAGGGCGGCCCTTAAAGAGGCCGTTGAGCTTACAGTTACAATGCTCTACCCGTTCACACCGCACCTGAGCGAAGAGCTGTGGGAGATGCTGGGCCACAAAGAGCTCCTTGCCCGCTCAACCTGGCCAAAGCCCGACCCTTCAGCACTCGTTGAGGAAGAGGTTGAGATACCCGTTCAGGTAAACGGCAAGGTGAGGGCCGTTATAAGCGTTCCGGTCAACGCCTCGGAGGAGGAGGTAAGAGAGGCGGTAATGAAAGAGCCGAAAGTGGTGAAGGCAATAGAGGGCAAACAACTGGTGAAGTTTATCTACAGGCCCGGCAGGATTATCAACCTTGTGGTGAGGTAA